One Mesoplodon densirostris isolate mMesDen1 chromosome X, mMesDen1 primary haplotype, whole genome shotgun sequence genomic region harbors:
- the LOC132481650 gene encoding uncharacterized protein CXorf49 homolog: MSSPDEVSVWGTGFGPEGGERAGVRPAGRAVPRGPDRGAEPRKPPSGGGGSGCRDPKGFQSEREMLEAGGPVLCGREGRPGSPDDDTRDLLDLFEESAAGTTQQLYDRDVLNFCRYPLEEPCASFEVSAGLEAGPGRPGATAQSCGEAPPALAGPLHLGGPEAGRAWRKPKRATKRRLNVAADRQRFSYEGRARQLSDSESSDEFSDTELMTVSTYPGGGGQAEPSRPQDPGDTPRHSNFQVRENFLPVTGSSLSSALRGLSSVVERQGVGEQGISSPKKMQSVLWGNGGSKPSYPGAAAAAATAGGLPQVTPRKKGTLEKKSLGGASTLALGKNFPSWGQRIWAPPLEPATFPPVSGIPLLGRSKRYTLVPSGTKQAKHTSAGKKSVVTWTRESEAVAGEDKDPNRDPAPKGQLPAHKPGTPYLRMHRGKASSGEVDTRGPQDPGNSEPLALNQGEVMPRGPAPSGDWEPLDHPPRPETPQQPLGMPGCPSVEPIVFLQEGQLRQSFQVLCPCRHSGECEAKYRLETTITGTRFPVHTMEASNHSVHTGGKVKPEEKYCPKPSGPGYIPDQCGDCHHTWEKPNFLRALNSGPSGPNPTPERAVRAIEQRSSPSSHLILALAPSTPDLFPTRAVTATTP; encoded by the exons ATGAGCTCCCCAGATGAGGTGTCTGTGTGGGGAACGGGTTTCGGCCCAGAGGGCGGGGAGCGGGCCGGCGTCCGCCCGGCCGGCCGCGCAGTTCCGCGGGGACCCGACCGCGGCGCCGAGCCCAGGAAGCCGCCGAGCGGCGGGGGCGGGAGCGGCTGCCGGGATCCCAAGGGCTTCCAGTCAGAGCGGGAGATGCTGGAAGCGGGAGGGCCGGTGCTGTGTGGCCGCGAAGGCCGACCTGGCTCCCCGGATGACGACACGAGGGACCTCCTGGACCTGTTCGAGGAGTCTGCGGCGGGCACCACGCAGCAGCTGTACGACCGGGACGTGCTGAACTTCTGCAGATACCCGTTGGAGGAGCCCTGCGCCTCCTTCGAAGTGTCCGCCGGCCTCGAGGCGGGTCCCGGCCGTCCAGGAGCGACCGCCCAGAGCTGTGGGGAAGCGCCGCCGGCTCTGGCCGGCCCTCTCCACCTCGGTGGGCCCGAAGCGGGCCGGGCCTGGAGGAAGCCTAAGAGAGCCACTAAGCGTAGGTTGAACGTGGCTGCGGATCGCCAGCGGTTCTCCTATGAAGGCCGGGCCCGGCAGCTATCCGACTCCGAGTCCTCAGATGAGTTCAGTGACACAGAGCTGATGACGGTGAGTACTTACCCCGGAGGAGGAGGCCAGGCCGAGCCCAGCAGACCCCAGGATCCCGGGGACACTCCCAGACACTCGAATTTCCAAGTCAGGGAGAATTTCCTTCCCGTGACAGGCTCTTCCCTGTCCTCGGCTCTGCGAGGACTCTCTTCGGTTGTGGAAAGGCAGGGCGTGGGAGAGCAGGGCATCTCTTCCCCTAAGAAAATGCAGAGCGTGCTCTGGGGGAACGGGGGCAGCAAGCCCAGCTACCcgggagctgctgctgctgctgctacggCAGGTGGCCTGCCGCAGGTCACTCCTAGGAAGAAGGGGACCCTGGAGAAGAAATCCCTCGGGGGAGCCTCCACACTTGCCCTGGGGAAAAACTTCCCTTCCTGGGGGCAGCGAATCTGGGCACCTCCGCTGGAACCGGCCACCTTCCCCCCAGTCTCTGGTATTCCGCTGCTTGGGAGATCCAAGAGGTATACCTTGGTCCCTTCTGGAACCAAACAGGCCAAGCACACCAGCGCTGGGAAGAAATCCGTGGTCACGTGGACAAGGGAGTCTGAGGCTGTGGCGGGAGAAGATAAGGACCCAAATAGAGACCCAGCCCCAAAGGGCCAA CTGCCAGCTCACAAGCCAGGGACACCTTATCTGCGCATGCATCGTGGAAAAGCCAGCAGTGGCGAGGTCGACACCAGAGGCCCCCAAGATCCAGGAAACTCAGAGCCCTTGGCCCTGAACCAGGGAGAAGTCATGCCCAGGGGGCCTGCCCCCTCAG GTGACTGGGAGCCACTTGACCATCCCCCAAGACCGGAAACGCCGCAGCAGCCACTGGGAATGCCGGGCTGTCCTTCG GTTGAGCCCATCGTCTTCCTGCAGGAGGGGCAGCTG AGACAGTCATTCCAGGTCTTGTGTCCCTGCAGACACTCTGGAGAGTGTGAAGCTAAGTACAGGCTGGAGACCACCATCACAGGAACTCGCTTCCCAGTGCACACTATGGAGG CCTCTAACCACAGTGTGCACACTGGGGGAAAAGTGAAACCAGAAGAGAAATACTGCCCCAAGCCCTCAGGACCCGGCTATATCCCAGACCAATGTGGAGACTGCCATCACACCTGGGAGAAACCCAACTTCCTCAGGGCTCTTAACTCTGGCCCCTCAGGTCCCAACCCCACACCTGAAAGGGCAGTGAGGGCCATTGAGCAGAGAAGCAGCCCCAGCTCACACCTTATTCTGGCTCTAGCCCCTTCAACTCCAGACCTGTTTCCCACCCGGGCAGTGACTGCCACCACGCCCTAG